The proteins below come from a single Prolixibacter sp. NT017 genomic window:
- the ispE gene encoding 4-(cytidine 5'-diphospho)-2-C-methyl-D-erythritol kinase — protein MIVFPNAKINIGLNILRKRDDGYHELETVFYPLKLQDGLEFIENHAGEVRFSNSGIEVGGAAENNLVVKAYRMLAADYSLPGVDIHLHKAIPFGAGLGGGSSDAAFMLKGLNDFFGLNIASGTLMSYAARLGADCPFFLENIPSFASGIGEKLETLPLSLAGWHLLLVKPPVEVGTREAYAGVHPGIPEVRLREAIRQSVNNWQESVVNDFETGIFRRFPEIEAVKEKLKERGAVYTSMSGSGSSVFGLFRAEPMWRDIDFPEGSFLWTEVF, from the coding sequence ATGATAGTATTTCCTAACGCCAAAATAAACATCGGCCTGAATATTCTGCGAAAGCGGGACGACGGTTACCACGAACTGGAAACCGTATTCTATCCGTTGAAACTACAAGACGGTTTGGAGTTTATTGAGAACCATGCCGGAGAAGTTCGTTTCAGCAATAGTGGAATTGAAGTTGGTGGTGCCGCGGAGAATAACCTGGTGGTGAAAGCGTACCGAATGCTGGCGGCCGATTACTCGTTGCCGGGAGTCGATATTCATCTGCACAAAGCGATACCGTTTGGAGCAGGTCTAGGCGGTGGCTCCTCCGATGCTGCTTTTATGCTCAAAGGCCTGAATGACTTTTTCGGGCTGAATATCGCCTCAGGGACGTTGATGTCGTATGCAGCAAGGCTTGGTGCAGATTGCCCTTTCTTCCTTGAAAATATCCCCTCGTTTGCGTCCGGAATCGGAGAGAAGCTGGAGACTCTTCCGCTGAGTTTAGCGGGATGGCATCTGTTGCTGGTGAAACCTCCGGTTGAAGTAGGAACCAGGGAAGCCTATGCCGGAGTTCATCCCGGGATACCTGAAGTTCGTTTGAGAGAGGCCATCCGGCAGTCGGTCAATAACTGGCAGGAAAGCGTTGTCAACGATTTTGAAACCGGAATTTTTAGGCGTTTTCCCGAAATCGAAGCAGTTAAAGAAAAGCTGAAGGAGCGGGGAGCCGTTTACACCTCCATGTCGGGGAGTGGTTCGTCGGTTTTCGGATTATTCCGTGCTGAGCCTATGTGGCGTGATATCGATTTCCCGGAAGGGAGCTTTCTCTGGACGGAAGTATTCTAG
- the tgt gene encoding tRNA guanosine(34) transglycosylase Tgt yields MKFELQYTLQGTKARAGKLYTAHGEIETPIFMPVGTVGSVKGVHFRDLKDDVNAQIILGNTYHLYLRPGMDTIEKAGGLHKFNGWDGPILTDSGGFQVFSLGDIRKLSEEGAKFQSHIDGSRHMFTPENVVDIQRTIGADIIMAFDECPPGDSDFDYAKKSLELTQRWLERCIKRFDKTDPKYGYDQTLFPIVQGGIYPELRRKAAEHVISFERDGYAIGGLSVGEKEEDMYSTIEVVNEILPEDKPRYLMGVGTPVNILEAIDRGVDMFDCVMPTRNGRNGMLFTSEGIINIKNKKWENDFSPVDPNGTSFVDHHYTRAYLRHLFQAKEMLGAQIGSLHNLAFYLWLVGEAREQIKAGTFKQWKNVMVEKVSRRL; encoded by the coding sequence ATGAAGTTCGAACTACAATATACACTGCAGGGAACCAAAGCCCGTGCGGGAAAACTTTATACTGCTCACGGCGAAATTGAAACGCCGATTTTTATGCCTGTCGGAACGGTTGGCTCGGTAAAAGGCGTCCATTTTCGGGATCTGAAAGATGATGTAAACGCCCAGATTATTCTGGGAAACACCTACCACCTGTATCTTCGTCCGGGCATGGATACCATTGAAAAAGCTGGAGGTTTGCACAAATTCAACGGCTGGGACGGTCCCATCCTGACTGATAGCGGCGGTTTCCAGGTTTTCTCGCTGGGCGATATTCGTAAACTATCGGAAGAAGGAGCCAAATTTCAGTCGCACATCGATGGTTCCCGACATATGTTTACGCCGGAAAATGTGGTTGATATTCAACGGACCATTGGTGCCGATATCATCATGGCTTTCGACGAATGCCCTCCGGGAGATTCGGATTTCGATTACGCCAAAAAGTCGCTGGAGCTTACCCAGCGTTGGCTGGAACGTTGCATCAAACGTTTCGATAAAACGGACCCCAAATATGGCTACGACCAAACGCTCTTCCCTATTGTTCAGGGTGGAATTTATCCGGAATTGAGAAGAAAAGCGGCTGAGCATGTCATCTCGTTTGAACGTGACGGTTATGCCATTGGCGGTCTTTCGGTAGGAGAAAAAGAGGAAGATATGTATTCGACCATTGAAGTCGTGAATGAAATTCTTCCGGAAGACAAACCCCGCTACCTGATGGGAGTCGGTACGCCGGTCAATATTCTGGAAGCCATTGACAGAGGCGTGGACATGTTCGATTGCGTGATGCCCACCCGGAACGGACGAAACGGAATGTTATTCACCAGCGAAGGCATTATCAACATCAAGAATAAGAAATGGGAGAACGACTTTTCACCGGTCGACCCGAATGGCACCTCGTTTGTTGATCATCATTACACGCGGGCTTATTTGCGGCACTTGTTCCAGGCAAAAGAAATGCTGGGTGCGCAAATCGGAAGTCTCCACAACCTGGCCTTCTACCTTTGGCTGGTTGGTGAAGCCCGTGAACAGATTAAGGCAGGAACATTCAAACAATGGAAGAATGTAATGGTGGAAAAAGTGAGTCGTCGTTTGTAG
- a CDS encoding acyl-CoA carboxylase subunit beta, protein MSLKRNILDLRKRKQEVQLGGGEKAIEKQVAMGKKTARERIMSILDEDSFHEYDLFVEHTARDFDMDKKVLHGDGVIIGTGTIYNQPVCIYAQDFTVAGGSLGLMHARKITKIMDHALKMRVPIIGINDSGGARIQEGVNSLAGYGEIFYRNTKASGVIPQISVILGPCAGGAVYSPALTDFVFVVENISKMFITGPSVIKTVLGEEISMEELGGARVHSEITGNAHFFAESEDQCFDQIKSLISFIPWNNTQKARKFPPQEPTSSLNVEEIVPSDPRRPYDIRDIIRAVSDSSEFLEIMENFARNIVIGFGRIKGETVGFVANQPKYLAGVLDCDSSDKAARFIRYCDSFNIPIVTLEDMPGYLPGVDQEHAGVIRHGAKLLYAYSEATVPKITVILRKAYGGGYIAMNSRHLGADFVFAWPTAEIAVMGPEGAANIVFRKEIAEAENPDEVRKQKIEEYKEKFANPFVAAAKGYIDEVIEPAETRARLIHSLSLSDNKVDARPAKKHGIPPF, encoded by the coding sequence ATGTCATTAAAAAGAAACATCCTGGACCTCCGTAAACGTAAGCAAGAGGTACAGTTGGGGGGTGGTGAAAAAGCCATCGAAAAACAAGTGGCCATGGGTAAAAAGACGGCCCGTGAGAGAATCATGTCTATTCTGGACGAAGATTCTTTCCACGAGTACGATCTTTTTGTTGAGCACACTGCTCGTGATTTCGACATGGACAAAAAGGTGTTGCACGGCGATGGTGTTATCATCGGGACAGGTACTATTTACAATCAACCTGTTTGTATTTATGCACAGGACTTCACCGTAGCCGGTGGTTCACTCGGTTTGATGCATGCCCGTAAAATCACCAAAATCATGGACCACGCCCTGAAAATGCGCGTTCCGATCATCGGTATCAACGACTCCGGTGGTGCCCGCATCCAGGAAGGTGTCAACTCGCTCGCCGGTTACGGTGAGATTTTCTACCGGAACACCAAAGCTTCCGGCGTTATTCCGCAGATTTCAGTTATCCTCGGCCCTTGCGCCGGTGGAGCCGTTTATTCTCCCGCTTTAACCGATTTCGTATTTGTAGTGGAAAACATCTCCAAGATGTTTATCACCGGACCAAGTGTTATCAAAACAGTGCTTGGCGAAGAAATCAGTATGGAGGAGCTTGGGGGAGCCCGGGTACACAGCGAAATTACCGGTAATGCCCATTTCTTTGCCGAAAGCGAGGATCAATGCTTCGACCAGATCAAAAGCCTGATTTCATTTATTCCGTGGAATAATACGCAGAAAGCACGGAAATTCCCGCCACAGGAACCAACCTCTTCACTCAATGTGGAAGAGATTGTGCCGTCCGATCCGAGGCGTCCGTATGACATCCGCGATATCATTCGCGCGGTAAGCGATAGTAGCGAGTTCCTCGAGATTATGGAGAATTTCGCTCGCAACATCGTTATCGGTTTTGGACGTATCAAAGGCGAGACTGTGGGTTTTGTGGCCAACCAGCCCAAATACCTGGCCGGGGTACTCGATTGCGACAGCTCCGATAAAGCCGCTCGTTTTATCCGCTATTGCGACTCATTTAACATCCCGATTGTCACTCTCGAAGACATGCCTGGTTACCTGCCTGGCGTCGATCAGGAACACGCTGGTGTCATTCGCCACGGAGCCAAACTGTTGTATGCTTATAGCGAAGCGACCGTTCCGAAAATCACCGTTATTCTGCGTAAAGCATATGGTGGAGGTTACATTGCAATGAACTCGCGCCACCTGGGTGCCGACTTTGTTTTCGCATGGCCAACTGCCGAGATTGCTGTGATGGGACCAGAAGGTGCTGCCAATATCGTCTTCCGTAAGGAAATTGCTGAAGCAGAAAATCCGGACGAAGTTCGGAAACAGAAAATCGAAGAGTACAAAGAGAAATTCGCCAACCCGTTTGTGGCCGCTGCCAAAGGCTACATCGACGAAGTAATTGAGCCGGCTGAAACCCGTGCCCGATTGATTCACTCGCTGTCACTTTCCGACAACAAAGTGGATGCCCGTCCGGCGAAGAAACATGGTATTCCTCCGTTCTAA
- a CDS encoding LptF/LptG family permease has product MQLLSKPYLKKIDVYIIKKFLGTFFLAIALIIGISIVFDISEHIDEFISRHAPLRAIVFDFYLNFIPYFANLFSSLFTFIAVIYFTSKMAYNSEIIAILASGVTYKRLMRPYMIGAGIIALMSWTLGNFVIPPANTIRIDFTNKYLKGEYNNQDRNIHRQLEPGLYIYMRNYNNKNDVGYKFSIEKFKDHKLVSKLISDYVKWDRDKKKWVIHNYYIRDLSGPTEKITSGAVIDTTLRMKPEDFGRQKNLEETMNYWELNHYIEDLKLRGVDNVVQYEIEKHKRTSGPFSTFILSIIGAALASRKIRGGMGLHLGIGLLLSFSYIMFLQVSTVFATKGGMDPFIAVWIPNLLYSIIAIFLYRWASK; this is encoded by the coding sequence ATGCAGCTACTGTCAAAACCATATTTAAAAAAAATTGACGTATACATCATCAAAAAGTTTTTGGGTACCTTTTTCCTGGCAATTGCCCTGATTATTGGTATCTCGATTGTTTTTGACATCTCCGAGCACATCGACGAGTTTATCAGTCGCCATGCTCCGCTGCGCGCAATTGTTTTCGATTTTTACCTGAATTTCATTCCCTACTTTGCGAACCTGTTCAGTAGTCTGTTCACCTTCATCGCGGTTATTTATTTTACCTCGAAGATGGCTTACAACTCCGAAATTATTGCCATCCTCGCCAGTGGAGTAACATACAAACGATTGATGCGCCCCTATATGATCGGTGCAGGAATTATCGCTTTAATGTCGTGGACATTGGGAAATTTTGTCATTCCGCCAGCCAATACTATTCGTATCGATTTCACCAATAAATACCTGAAAGGAGAATACAATAACCAGGACCGAAACATCCACAGGCAGTTGGAACCGGGACTCTATATCTACATGCGGAACTACAACAATAAAAACGATGTAGGATATAAATTCTCTATCGAGAAATTCAAAGATCACAAACTGGTTTCGAAACTGATCTCCGATTATGTGAAGTGGGACCGCGACAAGAAAAAATGGGTGATTCACAACTACTACATTCGTGACCTGAGCGGACCGACAGAGAAAATCACATCGGGTGCGGTAATTGATACCACCCTCCGAATGAAACCGGAAGATTTTGGCCGGCAAAAGAACCTCGAAGAGACCATGAACTACTGGGAGTTGAATCATTACATCGAGGATTTGAAGTTGCGCGGTGTGGACAATGTCGTGCAGTACGAAATCGAAAAACATAAACGAACATCCGGACCATTTTCCACATTTATCCTCTCGATCATCGGTGCAGCACTCGCTTCGCGGAAAATCAGGGGTGGAATGGGACTCCACCTGGGTATCGGACTGTTACTCAGCTTTTCTTACATTATGTTCCTCCAGGTATCGACCGTTTTTGCCACCAAGGGAGGGATGGATCCGTTTATTGCGGTCTGGATACCCAACCTCCTGTATTCCATTATAGCTATCTTCTTATACAGGTGGGCATCCAAATAA
- a CDS encoding biotin/lipoyl-containing protein produces the protein MEESTPKYQTFVVNSAKYKTLYTKKFETRKKWERPNPNEIRSYIPGTVLKMCVTPGQEVKEGECLLILEAMKMENKIEMPFDGKIKEIHVEEGVRIAKDVIMVTIE, from the coding sequence ATGGAAGAAAGTACACCAAAATATCAAACCTTTGTGGTGAATAGTGCCAAATATAAAACACTCTACACAAAGAAGTTTGAAACTCGAAAAAAATGGGAACGCCCAAATCCGAATGAGATTCGTTCCTATATTCCGGGAACCGTCTTAAAGATGTGTGTAACCCCCGGACAAGAAGTAAAAGAAGGTGAATGCCTTCTGATTCTTGAAGCCATGAAAATGGAGAATAAAATCGAGATGCCCTTCGATGGAAAAATAAAAGAGATTCACGTCGAAGAAGGTGTCAGGATTGCCAAAGATGTTATCATGGTAACCATCGAATAA